The genomic interval TGTCTTCGAAGGCGTGGTGGGAAGCGTCGATCATCACGCTGGTGAAGCCCATCTTGATGGCCTTCAGGGCCGAGGCGTAGGAGCTGCCGTGGTCGAGGTGCAGGGCGACGGGGACAGTGGCGCGCCGGGCGAGGTCAATGACGATGTTGGCAAGGTCCTGACCGCCGTACTTGATGGCGCCCTCGCTCATCTGCACCATCACGGGGCTGCGCAGCCGCTCGGCGGTGTGGATGATCGCCTGCGTGATCTCCATGTTGTTGGTGTTGAACGATCCGACGCCGTAGTGGCCGGCGCGGGCGGGAATCAGAATGTCATTACCGGTAACGAGCATGTGAGTACCTCCTTGAGCGTTCCCACTTTACCCGGCCCGGGGCCTGAGGCATGCGGGGCGTTCACATGAAAGGGCCGGGCGGGGTAGACAGGGGCGGTAGCATGGGCGGCATGAGTGCCTCCTCTGCCCCGCCGAGTCTGGACCTGACGGAACGGCTGTCGCGCCGCGCGCGCACCATGAATGCAAGTGCCATTCGCGAGATTCTGAAGATTACGCAGCAGCCGGACGTGATCAGTTTCGCGGGGGGTCTGCCGGCTCCGGAACTGTTCCCGCTGGAGGAGGTGCGGCAGGCGAGTCTGGCGGTGCTGGACCGGTTCGGTCCGGCGGCGCTGCAGTACTCCACCACGGAAGGTCACCTGCCGCTGCGGGAATGGATTGCGGCGCAGGCGGGGATTCCGGCCGCGAACGTGCAGATCGTCACGGGCAGCCAGCAGGGCCTGGATCTGCTGGGCAAGGTGCTGATTGATGAGGGGGACGTGGTGCTGGTGGAAGCGCCGACGTACCTGGGCGCGCTGCAGTCCTTCCAGCCGTACCTGCCGCGGTACGAGCAGCTGCCCACCGATGAGGGCGGCATTGACGTGGACGCCCTGGAGGGTGTGCTGCAACGCAGCGGCGCGAAGCTGCTGTACGCCGTGCCGAACTTTCAGAATCCCACCGGCCGCACCCTGAGTGCCGAGCGGCGCCGGCGGCTGGTGGAACTCACCGCGCAGTACGGGGTGCTGCTGATCGAGGATGATCCGTACGGCCAGCTGCGCTTCACGGGGATGCCGGCGCCCAGCCTGTACCAGCTGGGGCTGGAGCTGCACGGGGACGTGAACCGCAATCACGTGATCTACTCCAGTTCGTTCAGCAAGACGCTGGTGCCGGGCCTGCGCGACGCGTGGGTGCAGGCGGCCGCGCCGGTGATCGCCAAACTGATTCAGGCGAAGCAGGGAGCGGACCTGCACACGCCGACGTTCAACCAGATGATCATCGCGGAGCTGGTGCACGACGTGCTGCCCCGGCAGATCGAGCGGGTGCGCGAGGCGTACGGGCAGCGGGCGCGGCTGATGCTGGAGCGCATCCGGGCGGACTTTCCGCAGGGCGTGGAGTACACCACGCCGGAAGGCGGGATGTTCCTGTGGCTGACCGTGCCGGATGGCCTGGACACGCAGGCGCTGCTGCCGCGCGCGGTGGAACGCAAGGTGGCGTACGTGCCGGGCAGTCCGTTCTACGCGCTGGGCGGCGGGGAGAACACCATGCGCCTGAGTTACAGCAATGCCACGCCAGCGCAGATCACGCAGGGCATCCGGGCGCTGGGTGACACGCTGCGCGAAGCGCTGAACTGAGGGCCGGTGCGGGTGGGACTATCATGGGCCGCATGACGAGCGCAGCGCCGCTGGGCGTGTTCGACAGTGGCGTGGGCGGCCTGAGTATCCTCGCGGACCTGCGGGCCGCGCTGCCGGGCGAGGAGATGCTGTACCTGGCGGATACGGCGCACGTGCCGTACGGCGCGCGCAGCGACGAGGAGATCCGGGCCCTGACGGACCGCTCGGTGGCGGCGCTGCATGCCCGGGGTGTGAAGGGCGTGGTGGTGGCCTGCAACACGGCGTCTGCGTTCAGTCTGGGGCATCTGCGCGCCCGGTTTGACATGCCGATCATCGGGCTGGTGCCGGCCGTGAAGCCGGCGGTGCAGGCCACCCGGACGGGGGTGGTCGGGGTGCTGGCCACTCCGGGCACCATGCGCGGCACGCTGCTCAGCGACGTGATCCGCGAGTTCGCGGAGCCGGCCGGCGTGCAGGTCATGAAGGCGGTCAGCACGGAACTCGTGCCGCTGGTCGAGGCGGGTGAAGCCGACGGGCCGCGCGCCCGGGCGGTGCTGCGCGAGATCCTGACGCCCGTGGCGCAGGCCGGCGCGGATCAGCTGGTGCTGGGCTGCACGCACTATCCGTTCCTG from Deinococcus taeanensis carries:
- a CDS encoding PLP-dependent aminotransferase family protein → MSASSAPPSLDLTERLSRRARTMNASAIREILKITQQPDVISFAGGLPAPELFPLEEVRQASLAVLDRFGPAALQYSTTEGHLPLREWIAAQAGIPAANVQIVTGSQQGLDLLGKVLIDEGDVVLVEAPTYLGALQSFQPYLPRYEQLPTDEGGIDVDALEGVLQRSGAKLLYAVPNFQNPTGRTLSAERRRRLVELTAQYGVLLIEDDPYGQLRFTGMPAPSLYQLGLELHGDVNRNHVIYSSSFSKTLVPGLRDAWVQAAAPVIAKLIQAKQGADLHTPTFNQMIIAELVHDVLPRQIERVREAYGQRARLMLERIRADFPQGVEYTTPEGGMFLWLTVPDGLDTQALLPRAVERKVAYVPGSPFYALGGGENTMRLSYSNATPAQITQGIRALGDTLREALN
- the murI gene encoding glutamate racemase is translated as MTSAAPLGVFDSGVGGLSILADLRAALPGEEMLYLADTAHVPYGARSDEEIRALTDRSVAALHARGVKGVVVACNTASAFSLGHLRARFDMPIIGLVPAVKPAVQATRTGVVGVLATPGTMRGTLLSDVIREFAEPAGVQVMKAVSTELVPLVEAGEADGPRARAVLREILTPVAQAGADQLVLGCTHYPFLAGSIRAEFGEAFTLLDSGAAVARHTRRVLDGAGLLSGRGQGGQARYLVTGDPQRAAPVIATLLARNVHNGKETHRADLPPRIECIQT